A stretch of Caenibius tardaugens NBRC 16725 DNA encodes these proteins:
- a CDS encoding thiolase C-terminal domain-containing protein yields MNIGGKVAIAGIGQTRFGRGLDESERELACMAIDMALRDAGVAPSEIDGVSSYTMEATPDFEIVRNLGLGPLHYFSQAPHGGGAGPAAVGHAAMAVATGQCRAAVVWRARKRSGAGSRVWAQSSPVLDDHWKWSRPSGLLRPVDEVAVIARRYAHEYGDIAPALAEIAVTLRHYACANPAAMMHGKPIDEAAYYGSRMVADPLRLFDNCLESDGAVALVLLPAERARDAAQPAVLIEAFAQGLVPGHQSMADFHRADALTTSSHVTAQHLWRQTDFTPSDVDVAQIYDAFSPLILFSLEAYGFVPRGEAARFIRDGGLRASGALPTNTAGGSLSEAYLHGLNLVTEAVRQLRGTATTQIADARLALVTGCDATPNGALLLRTGT; encoded by the coding sequence GTGAACATCGGCGGCAAAGTCGCCATCGCCGGGATCGGGCAAACCCGTTTCGGCCGGGGGCTGGACGAGTCCGAGCGTGAACTGGCCTGCATGGCGATTGATATGGCGCTGCGCGATGCGGGCGTGGCCCCTTCCGAAATCGACGGGGTCAGCAGCTACACCATGGAAGCCACGCCCGATTTCGAGATCGTCCGCAATCTCGGTCTCGGTCCGCTGCACTATTTCTCGCAGGCGCCGCATGGCGGCGGGGCGGGCCCTGCTGCCGTGGGGCACGCCGCGATGGCGGTGGCCACCGGGCAATGCCGCGCCGCAGTGGTGTGGCGCGCGCGCAAACGCTCGGGCGCTGGCAGCCGCGTCTGGGCGCAGTCTTCGCCGGTACTGGACGATCACTGGAAATGGTCGCGGCCGTCGGGGCTGCTGCGCCCGGTCGATGAAGTGGCGGTGATCGCGCGGCGTTATGCCCACGAATATGGCGATATTGCCCCCGCGCTTGCCGAAATCGCCGTGACCTTGCGCCACTATGCCTGCGCGAACCCAGCCGCGATGATGCATGGCAAACCGATCGACGAAGCGGCCTACTATGGCTCGCGCATGGTGGCCGATCCCTTGCGCCTGTTCGACAACTGCCTGGAAAGCGATGGCGCGGTGGCGCTGGTCCTGCTCCCGGCGGAGCGTGCCCGCGATGCCGCACAGCCCGCCGTCCTGATCGAAGCTTTCGCACAAGGGCTGGTACCCGGGCATCAGTCGATGGCCGATTTCCATCGTGCGGATGCGCTGACCACGTCCAGCCATGTGACGGCACAACACCTGTGGCGGCAGACAGATTTTACGCCCTCCGATGTCGATGTGGCGCAGATCTATGACGCGTTTTCGCCGCTGATCCTGTTTTCGCTCGAAGCCTATGGCTTCGTTCCGCGTGGCGAGGCAGCCCGCTTTATCCGCGATGGCGGGCTGCGGGCCAGCGGTGCGCTGCCGACCAATACGGCGGGTGGCAGCTTGTCGGAAGCCTATCTGCATGGCCTCAATCTGGTGACGGAAGCGGTCAGGCAGTTGCGCGGCACGGCCACCACCCAGATCGCCGATGCCCGGCTGGCGCTGGTGACCGGCTGCGACGCCACACCCAACGGCGCCTTGTTGCTGAGGACCGGCACATGA
- a CDS encoding SDR family NAD(P)-dependent oxidoreductase, which produces MSTALLEGRPAIVTGAAGGIGRGHVLHLAAAGAPVVINDINGEAAAALADEVTAAGGTALVSTHNIGTREGAEALVEACRAAFGSVRILVNNAGNLRDKTLLKMTDDDLDAILTVHVKGTFWCTQAAARSMVAQGSGGAIINTTSGGHFGSFGQTAYSAAKGAIASMTYTWALELARYGIRVNAIGPLGTTAMSKTYRDADGKPGQDFDPSRNGPAVVYLCSDEAANVSGQIFGTGGERLSHMVQPHYGKTLVQPGGWDVESIRRHFQTQMPGQFGAFGILGKPYPFHGGVYPPSTQEG; this is translated from the coding sequence ATGAGCACAGCACTTCTCGAAGGCCGTCCCGCCATTGTCACCGGCGCTGCTGGGGGCATCGGCAGAGGGCATGTGCTGCATCTCGCCGCCGCCGGGGCGCCCGTGGTGATCAACGACATCAATGGCGAAGCCGCCGCCGCATTGGCCGACGAAGTGACCGCGGCGGGTGGCACGGCATTGGTATCGACGCACAACATCGGCACGCGCGAAGGCGCCGAAGCGCTGGTAGAAGCCTGCCGGGCCGCGTTCGGAAGCGTGCGGATTCTCGTCAACAACGCGGGCAACCTGCGCGACAAGACCTTGCTGAAAATGACGGATGACGATCTCGATGCCATCCTGACGGTCCATGTCAAAGGGACCTTCTGGTGCACGCAGGCTGCGGCCCGGTCGATGGTTGCGCAGGGTTCCGGCGGCGCGATCATCAACACGACCTCTGGTGGGCACTTCGGCAGCTTCGGGCAAACCGCCTATTCCGCCGCCAAAGGGGCCATCGCATCGATGACCTACACTTGGGCGCTGGAACTGGCCCGTTACGGCATTCGGGTGAATGCCATCGGCCCGCTGGGCACCACGGCCATGTCGAAAACCTATCGCGATGCCGACGGCAAGCCCGGTCAGGACTTCGACCCGTCACGGAACGGACCCGCCGTGGTCTATCTCTGCAGCGATGAAGCCGCCAACGTCTCGGGCCAGATATTCGGCACGGGCGGCGAACGCCTGTCGCACATGGTGCAGCCGCATTACGGCAAGACTCTGGTCCAGCCGGGCGGGTGGGATGTGGAAAGCATCCGCCGCCATTTCCAGACGCAGATGCCCGGACAATTCGGCGCGTTCGGCATTCTCGGCAAACCCTACCCCTTCCACGGCGGGGTCTATCCGCCTTCCACGCAGGAGGGTTGA
- a CDS encoding enoyl-CoA hydratase-related protein produces MSYGTLISSRHGAVALIELVSEDGMNCYTPEMGEDLVAALRAAAADDAVAAIVLTGSGRAFCAGAHRGVLAGEIGASGLTIGQEHFIAGFAPEFAAIPKLTIAAFNGAAAGIGVTMSLLCDLRLSVPGAKLRLNFAELGIMPGLGSTKTLVDIVGLPAAKKLLLCDRTILAEDAAAIGLVDDVVAADTLLERALALGEAAAKGQREVAAAIKAALNAGRDGDIADALRREADAAASLRQSAKAQAIRYDDYDAFAKIEAIGFIPWGEAIPVGRETVQRFLEVTGAPGDGAIIPGVMLQAMLPKLVPGHGWSVTGHSGAVNLGSPTIRFPVPAPADAMLRGRSRLSAAKPHPKGTLIAMDFELREDGVDQPCLQSTIELLYLGTRA; encoded by the coding sequence TTGAGCTACGGCACGCTGATCTCGTCCCGCCATGGCGCGGTGGCGCTGATCGAACTGGTCAGCGAAGACGGCATGAATTGCTATACCCCGGAAATGGGGGAAGATCTCGTTGCGGCGCTGCGCGCAGCCGCAGCCGACGATGCCGTGGCCGCGATTGTGCTGACCGGATCGGGCCGGGCTTTTTGCGCAGGCGCGCATCGCGGCGTGTTGGCCGGCGAAATCGGCGCCTCGGGCCTCACGATCGGGCAGGAACATTTCATTGCCGGTTTTGCGCCGGAATTCGCGGCTATCCCGAAACTGACCATTGCCGCCTTTAATGGGGCGGCGGCGGGCATCGGCGTGACGATGAGCCTGCTGTGCGATCTGCGCCTATCCGTGCCGGGGGCTAAACTGCGGCTCAATTTCGCAGAACTGGGTATCATGCCGGGTCTCGGATCAACGAAAACACTGGTCGATATCGTTGGTCTGCCCGCTGCCAAGAAACTGCTGCTGTGCGACAGGACCATTCTGGCTGAAGACGCGGCGGCCATCGGGCTGGTCGATGACGTCGTCGCCGCCGATACCCTGCTCGAACGGGCGCTGGCGCTGGGAGAGGCCGCCGCCAAGGGGCAGCGGGAGGTTGCGGCTGCGATCAAGGCCGCGCTCAACGCCGGTCGCGATGGCGATATCGCTGATGCCCTGCGGCGCGAGGCGGATGCCGCCGCCAGCCTGAGACAATCCGCCAAGGCGCAAGCGATCCGCTACGACGATTACGATGCGTTCGCGAAAATCGAGGCAATAGGCTTCATCCCCTGGGGTGAGGCGATCCCGGTCGGGCGTGAAACGGTGCAGCGCTTTCTCGAGGTGACCGGCGCGCCGGGGGATGGCGCGATTATTCCCGGTGTGATGCTGCAGGCGATGCTGCCCAAACTCGTGCCCGGCCATGGCTGGTCGGTCACGGGGCATAGTGGGGCCGTCAATCTCGGCAGCCCGACAATCCGGTTTCCCGTGCCCGCCCCCGCCGATGCCATGCTGCGCGGCCGCAGCCGCCTGTCTGCTGCAAAACCGCATCCCAAAGGGACGCTGATCGCCATGGATTTCGAACTGCGCGAGGATGGCGTGGACCAGCCGTGCCTGCAGTCGACGATTGAACTCCTCTATCTCGGGACACGGGCGTGA
- a CDS encoding VOC family protein, translating into MAAQLTLPHIDVGIVTNDRAAGLAFWNGLLGFPVEGEVSFPGLTIVRLKVGDAILRLCIPDAEVQRKADKGAFDAETGLRYLTLAIANLDTVIAAARAAGYPIPVEPREIRPGVRAAQIQDGQGVTVELMETAAA; encoded by the coding sequence ATGGCTGCACAACTGACACTGCCGCATATCGATGTCGGGATCGTGACCAACGATCGCGCAGCGGGTCTGGCATTCTGGAACGGGTTGCTCGGTTTCCCGGTCGAAGGCGAAGTGAGCTTTCCGGGATTGACGATAGTCCGCCTGAAAGTGGGCGATGCGATCCTGCGTCTGTGCATCCCCGATGCCGAGGTGCAGCGCAAGGCAGACAAGGGCGCTTTCGATGCGGAAACGGGCCTACGGTACCTTACGTTGGCGATTGCCAATCTTGATACGGTGATCGCTGCGGCCCGTGCTGCGGGGTATCCGATCCCGGTCGAACCGCGTGAAATCCGTCCGGGTGTGCGGGCGGCGCAGATACAGGACGGTCAGGGTGTGACTGTCGAACTGATGGAAACGGCCGCCGCATGA
- a CDS encoding VOC family protein yields the protein MEILGLGYVGLDVPDPDAWIAFACDVLGFDPGRAPGGDAYVPGAGADGRGADGAAYFRVDEWSWRLAVHPADAPGLRYLGLEVAGPVQLDTALAELNAAGFAARRGDAAECAARAVTGIGFVTDPGGHAVELFYGPLVTTGYRNARGMQFVTGALGMGHINLFASNYEASADFYTRLLGFRLTDYYHVGPDQTVNFFHVNPRHHTVGIMKVAPFDGVHHVMFELTELDMVGQAYDRVMDAGCKITASLGRHSNDRILSFYVESPSGVEVEIGWGAMTVGPDWTPTYRGPGDIWGHRGLTAESIEETGRRA from the coding sequence ATGGAAATTCTCGGTCTGGGCTATGTCGGGCTCGATGTTCCGGATCCGGATGCATGGATCGCCTTCGCGTGTGATGTGCTGGGGTTTGATCCGGGGCGTGCGCCGGGCGGGGATGCCTATGTGCCCGGAGCCGGTGCCGACGGGCGGGGGGCGGATGGTGCTGCCTATTTCCGCGTCGATGAGTGGTCATGGCGCCTTGCTGTGCATCCCGCCGATGCCCCGGGGTTGCGCTATCTTGGGCTGGAGGTGGCCGGTCCGGTGCAGCTGGATACGGCTCTGGCGGAACTGAACGCCGCCGGATTTGCCGCGCGGCGGGGTGATGCCGCAGAATGTGCGGCGCGGGCGGTGACCGGGATCGGCTTTGTTACCGATCCGGGCGGCCATGCGGTCGAACTGTTTTATGGCCCGCTGGTGACGACCGGATATCGCAATGCGCGCGGCATGCAGTTTGTTACGGGCGCGCTGGGCATGGGGCACATCAATCTGTTCGCCAGCAATTATGAAGCCAGCGCAGATTTCTATACGCGCCTGCTCGGGTTCCGGCTGACTGACTATTACCATGTCGGACCGGATCAGACGGTGAATTTCTTCCACGTCAACCCGCGCCACCACACAGTCGGGATCATGAAAGTCGCCCCGTTCGACGGGGTACACCATGTGATGTTCGAACTGACCGAACTGGACATGGTGGGGCAGGCTTATGACCGAGTTATGGATGCGGGGTGCAAGATCACCGCTTCGCTGGGGCGCCATTCGAATGACCGGATTCTGTCTTTCTACGTGGAATCGCCTTCGGGTGTGGAAGTGGAAATCGGCTGGGGCGCGATGACCGTCGGGCCGGACTGGACCCCGACCTATCGCGGGCCGGGCGATATCTGGGGCCACCGTGGCCTTACGGCGGAAAGCATCGAGGAAACGGGACGGAGGGCGTAA
- a CDS encoding cytochrome P450 — protein MAAAYDPFSTDAMRDPHPIYKELRAEGCPHFVKERRAWALTLFDDLKKASLCNRWLDFSAGQTPAQLMLGEPVPHTFMTMNVPDNRKWRGLLEPFYGAGAVKRETPRLQAIIADELAPLRQQDRFDVYHAFANQVMCINAGYNLGVSREMAIQARNLIDRMILNRVPGQVGASTPDSQQAAGELMHLLMQHVAAMRADPDAGGPQGKVLRDAVIDGARLSDEDLLFYLFSLLVVGSETTPMAVAGTMYYLAQNPEQKAMVLANHDLLGAAFRETLRFDQPTNMLARRAAMDFDLNGAQIKSGDNLLFIYASANRDADRFDNPDRFDITRENSSDLSFGMGAHFCLGASLALTAGDLMLRAIFAQIDDYEVIEEECERAFGEHLNGFIRMVIRPRWK, from the coding sequence TTGGCTGCCGCTTACGACCCCTTCTCAACCGACGCGATGCGCGATCCGCACCCGATCTACAAGGAACTCCGGGCCGAAGGTTGCCCCCATTTCGTCAAGGAACGCCGTGCCTGGGCGCTGACGCTGTTCGACGATCTGAAAAAGGCCAGCCTGTGCAACAGGTGGCTCGACTTTTCAGCCGGGCAGACCCCCGCGCAACTCATGCTGGGCGAACCCGTACCGCATACGTTCATGACCATGAACGTGCCCGACAACCGCAAATGGCGCGGACTGCTCGAACCCTTTTACGGTGCCGGTGCGGTGAAGCGGGAAACCCCGCGCTTGCAGGCCATCATCGCCGATGAACTCGCCCCGCTGCGCCAACAGGACAGGTTCGATGTGTACCACGCCTTCGCCAATCAGGTGATGTGCATCAACGCGGGCTACAATCTCGGCGTGTCCCGCGAGATGGCGATACAGGCGCGCAACCTGATCGACCGCATGATCCTCAACCGTGTTCCGGGCCAGGTCGGGGCCTCCACGCCCGACAGCCAGCAGGCCGCGGGCGAACTGATGCACCTGCTGATGCAACACGTGGCGGCGATGCGCGCTGATCCCGATGCGGGCGGCCCACAAGGCAAAGTCCTGCGCGATGCGGTCATCGATGGGGCCAGATTGTCGGATGAGGATCTGCTGTTCTACCTGTTCAGCTTGCTGGTTGTGGGGTCCGAAACCACGCCGATGGCCGTGGCCGGGACGATGTACTATCTCGCGCAGAACCCCGAACAGAAGGCCATGGTGCTGGCCAATCACGACCTGCTGGGTGCGGCGTTCCGCGAAACCCTGCGGTTCGACCAGCCCACCAATATGCTCGCCCGTCGTGCGGCGATGGATTTCGATCTCAATGGCGCGCAGATCAAGTCGGGCGACAATCTGTTGTTCATCTACGCGTCGGCCAACCGCGATGCCGATCGTTTCGACAATCCTGACCGGTTCGATATCACGCGCGAAAACAGCAGCGACCTGAGCTTCGGCATGGGCGCGCATTTCTGCCTGGGGGCATCATTGGCGCTAACCGCCGGGGACCTGATGCTGCGCGCGATATTCGCACAGATCGACGATTACGAGGTGATCGAGGAGGAATGTGAGCGCGCTTTTGGCGAACATCTCAACGGCTTCATCAGGATGGTGATCAGGCCGCGCTGGAAGTAG
- a CDS encoding enoyl-CoA hydratase/isomerase family protein, which translates to MSKPYETLDITIADHIAVLTLSREERRNAISSRMNVELPRAWRQLEEDPTVRVIVVTGAGSKAFCTGADLGDLPKTEDPEFAKQLASIGWTGRQNGVTKPVIAAINGLAVGAGLHFAADCDIVLAADHAQFIDSHVAVGLIAALEPIGLARRMPLGAVMKLALTGGDERLSAQEAWRLGMVDEIMPLDALMPRAMQLAASIARHSPTAVARTRAAIWASKELPLGEALEHGWRYILAQNDHPDISEGVAAFLEKRPARWRDREAGDLD; encoded by the coding sequence ATGAGCAAGCCGTACGAAACGCTGGATATCACGATTGCCGATCATATCGCGGTGCTCACGCTCTCGCGCGAGGAACGGCGCAATGCCATTTCCAGCCGGATGAACGTCGAACTGCCCCGCGCCTGGCGGCAGTTGGAAGAAGACCCCACAGTGCGCGTGATCGTGGTGACGGGCGCCGGGAGCAAGGCCTTCTGTACCGGCGCCGATCTGGGCGATCTGCCGAAAACCGAAGACCCCGAATTTGCGAAGCAACTGGCCTCCATCGGCTGGACCGGGCGGCAGAACGGCGTGACCAAGCCGGTGATCGCCGCGATCAACGGGCTGGCAGTGGGGGCCGGTCTGCATTTCGCGGCCGATTGCGATATCGTACTGGCCGCCGATCATGCGCAATTCATCGACAGTCATGTTGCCGTGGGCCTGATCGCCGCGCTGGAACCGATTGGCCTCGCCCGTCGGATGCCTCTGGGCGCCGTGATGAAACTGGCGCTGACCGGCGGTGACGAACGCCTTTCCGCGCAGGAGGCATGGCGGCTGGGCATGGTTGACGAAATCATGCCGCTGGACGCGCTGATGCCCCGCGCGATGCAACTGGCGGCCAGCATTGCCCGCCATTCGCCCACCGCGGTCGCCCGCACCCGCGCGGCGATCTGGGCATCGAAGGAACTGCCGCTGGGCGAAGCGCTGGAGCATGGCTGGCGCTATATCCTCGCCCAGAACGATCACCCGGATATCAGCGAAGGTGTCGCCGCGTTTCTCGAAAAACGCCCTGCCCGGTGGCGGGATCGCGAAGCGGGAGACCTTGATTGA
- a CDS encoding acyl-CoA dehydrogenase family protein, which translates to MDLSISEEQDALQRSVRALCDDRFPTSAVRACEQNPAAVSAIYDDLFAMGLGGILIDENAGGLSLGLTEMVVTQMELGRALVPMLFAESTVLASGILAHSNDAAVRALLPQLASGEKRASCAWQEQGRPLPDNARATQLSDGGTLDGTKVLVADADMVDYLIVLASDTAGQNAWCLVARDAAGIERVDLPNMADLSMANVTFVQTPVLATIARGDAATAAWEQAQTAMKIAIAAQAVGGAEKALEITRDYACTRQQFGQPIGAFQSIAHYLADAAVNVEGARMLVYRAAAATDYGEPAKTWADLAKMKACQVYRDVSALAIQIHGGIGFTLEADPQLYYRRAKHLQLMYGDPLDLQERAGEALISGTHKVLEA; encoded by the coding sequence ATGGACCTCAGCATATCGGAAGAGCAGGACGCGCTGCAGCGCTCCGTGCGGGCGTTATGCGACGACCGCTTTCCTACTTCCGCTGTCAGGGCATGCGAACAGAATCCCGCCGCGGTTTCCGCCATCTACGACGATCTGTTCGCCATGGGCCTTGGCGGTATCCTGATCGACGAGAATGCGGGCGGTTTGTCGCTGGGCCTGACCGAAATGGTTGTGACGCAAATGGAACTGGGCCGCGCGCTGGTGCCCATGCTGTTTGCCGAAAGCACGGTTCTGGCCTCGGGGATATTGGCCCACAGCAACGATGCGGCTGTCCGGGCCCTTCTCCCGCAGCTCGCATCGGGTGAAAAACGCGCCTCCTGCGCATGGCAGGAACAGGGGCGCCCGCTGCCGGATAACGCACGGGCCACACAGCTTTCGGACGGGGGCACGCTTGACGGCACCAAAGTGCTGGTGGCCGATGCTGATATGGTCGATTATCTGATCGTGCTGGCCAGCGACACGGCGGGGCAGAACGCATGGTGCCTTGTCGCACGCGATGCCGCGGGGATCGAGCGCGTCGATCTGCCCAATATGGCCGATCTTTCCATGGCCAACGTCACTTTCGTCCAGACACCGGTACTGGCGACTATCGCAAGGGGTGATGCGGCCACGGCGGCGTGGGAACAGGCGCAAACCGCCATGAAAATCGCCATCGCCGCGCAGGCTGTCGGCGGCGCGGAAAAGGCGCTGGAGATCACCCGCGACTATGCCTGCACACGCCAGCAGTTCGGCCAACCGATCGGCGCATTCCAGTCGATTGCGCATTATCTGGCCGATGCCGCCGTCAATGTCGAAGGCGCACGCATGCTCGTCTATCGCGCGGCGGCGGCCACCGATTATGGCGAACCGGCCAAGACATGGGCCGATCTTGCCAAGATGAAAGCCTGTCAGGTCTATCGCGATGTTTCCGCGCTTGCCATCCAGATCCATGGCGGGATCGGCTTCACGCTGGAGGCGGACCCGCAGCTTTACTACCGCCGGGCAAAGCACTTGCAACTCATGTACGGCGATCCGCTGGACCTGCAGGAACGCGCAGGCGAGGCGCTGATTTCCGGCACGCACAAGGTTTTGGAAGCATGA
- a CDS encoding acetyl-CoA acetyltransferase, with protein sequence MSLKDKAAIVGVGCSHFMENWTGSAEDMIVDAAFEAYADAGIEDANRQIDAIYCGSLYSAMGPVDVSEALKLYKPLTSVYNYCATGTEVVRAAIMAVAAGVYDTVLAVGYDKPKDRGVSGPPVTFRGVRDIPATPAGWFALAAAPYFAKFGASREDLAQIAVKNHHNGTLAPKSFLKKEITVEDVLSARMISWPFGLYDCAAQTDGAAAVIVTRADLARNHPKQPVLVKAITSHCSPNPHTDPDHDFLRWKATESAARDAYRMAGIDDPFRQIDVAQLHDCFTLTELLSYEDLGFIPKGAAKEHIASGTFALGGELPVNTDGGLKSFGHPTGATGARMIVENVLQLRGEAGARQVSNAKLALSHNIGGYPTGCAVSILGVE encoded by the coding sequence ATGAGCCTGAAGGACAAGGCCGCGATTGTCGGCGTGGGTTGTTCCCATTTTATGGAAAACTGGACCGGCAGCGCCGAAGACATGATCGTCGATGCGGCCTTCGAAGCCTATGCCGACGCCGGGATCGAGGATGCCAACCGCCAGATCGACGCGATTTACTGCGGATCGCTTTATTCCGCGATGGGCCCGGTGGACGTTTCCGAAGCGCTCAAACTCTACAAGCCGCTGACATCGGTCTACAATTACTGCGCCACCGGGACAGAAGTCGTCCGTGCGGCGATCATGGCGGTGGCCGCCGGTGTCTATGACACGGTTCTGGCGGTAGGTTACGACAAGCCGAAGGATCGTGGGGTATCCGGCCCGCCTGTCACCTTCCGTGGGGTTCGCGATATTCCCGCCACGCCCGCCGGGTGGTTCGCGCTGGCTGCCGCACCCTATTTCGCGAAGTTTGGTGCGAGCCGCGAAGATTTGGCACAAATTGCAGTAAAAAATCACCATAACGGTACACTGGCGCCAAAATCGTTTCTGAAGAAGGAAATCACGGTGGAGGACGTCCTGTCCGCCCGCATGATTTCCTGGCCCTTTGGCCTTTACGATTGCGCCGCGCAGACCGATGGGGCGGCCGCCGTCATCGTTACCCGCGCAGATCTTGCCCGCAATCACCCGAAACAGCCGGTGCTGGTCAAGGCGATCACTTCGCACTGTTCACCCAATCCGCATACCGATCCCGATCACGATTTTCTGCGCTGGAAAGCGACGGAAAGCGCCGCGCGCGATGCCTATCGCATGGCCGGGATCGACGATCCTTTCCGCCAGATCGACGTGGCGCAATTGCATGACTGCTTCACGCTGACAGAACTGCTGTCCTACGAAGATCTCGGGTTCATCCCCAAGGGTGCGGCGAAGGAACATATCGCCAGCGGCACGTTTGCGCTGGGTGGGGAATTGCCGGTCAACACCGATGGCGGCCTGAAAAGTTTCGGCCATCCCACCGGGGCCACCGGCGCGCGCATGATCGTGGAGAATGTCCTGCAATTGCGGGGTGAAGCCGGGGCCCGGCAGGTTTCGAATGCGAAGCTTGCCCTCAGCCACAATATCGGCGGCTACCCCACGGGCTGCGCCGTCAGCATTCTGGGGGTGGAATGA
- a CDS encoding zinc ribbon domain-containing protein → MTGIVDWGAYIAVHRLPVALLANRKVEGGPERAIAWADEDSVTMAVDAARNCLKDRARDTIDLLIFASTTHAFAEKQGAALIATVLGLPKEVRTADIGHSLRGGAQALLLADDAVRSGRARQALVVIADSRMGASGSELERSGGDAAVAFLIGSDGVVARLTGHASHAEEIVDTWRRAGDRFTHSWEDRFTTQYGFLEPSAAVAAKLPDVADGTSRLWATSAPNRRAQGSLGKALKAEPATLAPGLFDTVGYCGAAHAPLLLAAALDNADMGQEIALIAHGDGAEALLFTVDHPRASRAVADALADRIPVASLAAYRRARKLDATEYPAADDQGISATIHFRERAEDLRLQGQRCRCGEPQFPKQRVCIRCGTKDAFAPEDFAERGASLVTYTLDAFFPSPTPPTAVGIVQVDNGPRIYMQVAGLSKEGPQPGMPLRFAFRRIHDAGQRPNYFWKALPERNAR, encoded by the coding sequence ATGACGGGTATTGTCGACTGGGGTGCCTATATCGCCGTCCACCGCCTGCCTGTCGCGCTGCTTGCCAACCGCAAGGTGGAAGGCGGGCCCGAACGCGCGATCGCCTGGGCCGATGAAGACAGCGTGACCATGGCGGTGGACGCCGCGCGCAATTGCCTGAAAGATCGCGCGCGCGATACGATTGACCTGCTAATCTTCGCCAGCACCACCCATGCTTTCGCGGAAAAGCAAGGGGCGGCGCTGATCGCAACGGTGCTGGGTCTGCCCAAAGAGGTCCGCACAGCCGATATTGGCCATTCGCTGCGTGGCGGGGCACAGGCCCTGCTTCTGGCTGACGATGCCGTCCGTTCGGGCCGTGCGCGCCAGGCGCTGGTCGTGATCGCCGACAGCCGTATGGGTGCGTCGGGTTCCGAACTGGAACGTAGCGGCGGCGACGCCGCCGTCGCTTTCCTGATTGGCAGCGACGGGGTCGTCGCCCGTTTAACGGGACATGCGTCTCATGCAGAGGAAATCGTCGACACATGGCGCCGTGCGGGCGATCGTTTCACCCATAGCTGGGAAGATCGCTTCACCACCCAATACGGCTTTCTCGAACCCTCTGCGGCAGTGGCCGCAAAACTGCCTGACGTCGCCGATGGTACAAGCCGTCTCTGGGCAACCAGCGCCCCCAACAGGCGCGCGCAGGGCAGCCTCGGCAAAGCGTTGAAAGCAGAGCCCGCAACCCTTGCCCCCGGCCTGTTTGATACGGTGGGCTATTGCGGGGCCGCCCATGCGCCATTGCTGCTCGCCGCCGCGCTCGATAATGCCGATATGGGGCAGGAAATCGCTCTGATCGCGCATGGTGATGGCGCGGAAGCGCTACTGTTCACTGTCGATCACCCGCGCGCCTCGCGCGCGGTGGCCGATGCGCTGGCCGATCGTATCCCTGTCGCTTCGCTGGCGGCCTATCGCCGCGCGCGCAAACTGGATGCGACGGAATATCCCGCAGCCGACGATCAGGGCATTTCCGCCACGATCCATTTTCGCGAACGGGCAGAAGACCTGCGCCTTCAGGGCCAGCGGTGCCGTTGCGGCGAACCGCAATTCCCCAAACAACGGGTGTGCATCCGCTGCGGCACGAAAGACGCCTTCGCACCCGAGGATTTTGCCGAACGCGGCGCATCGCTGGTGACCTATACGCTCGATGCGTTCTTCCCGTCGCCCACGCCGCCCACCGCTGTCGGCATCGTGCAGGTCGATAACGGCCCGCGCATCTACATGCAGGTGGCAGGCCTGTCCAAAGAGGGCCCACAACCGGGCATGCCGCTGCGTTTCGCGTTCCGCCGCATTCACGATGCCGGACAGCGGCCCAATTATTTCTGGAAAGCACTGCCGGAAAGGAACGCGCGATGA
- a CDS encoding Zn-ribbon domain-containing OB-fold protein, translated as MIDGIPLPARDGPFEGPFWDALDHGTLAHQHCPACDAWHFPPRWRCSCGGALAWRPVSGKARLWSWTVVHPPVLPAFMPFAPYPVAIAELEEAPGLRMAGPLIEQPGDPLNHVDPARLSIGMPLMACVTPIAPGLNWPAWQISAALPGD; from the coding sequence ATGATTGACGGCATCCCCCTCCCCGCGCGCGATGGCCCGTTTGAAGGCCCATTCTGGGACGCGCTGGATCACGGCACACTGGCGCATCAGCACTGCCCGGCGTGCGATGCATGGCACTTCCCACCCCGCTGGCGCTGCAGCTGTGGCGGCGCACTGGCCTGGCGCCCGGTATCGGGCAAGGCGCGGCTGTGGTCATGGACCGTGGTCCATCCCCCCGTGCTGCCCGCCTTCATGCCGTTCGCGCCCTATCCTGTGGCGATTGCCGAACTGGAAGAAGCTCCGGGCCTGCGCATGGCCGGCCCCCTGATCGAACAGCCGGGCGATCCGTTGAACCATGTCGATCCCGCACGGCTCTCCATCGGCATGCCGCTCATGGCATGCGTGACCCCTATCGCCCCGGGCCTGAACTGGCCTGCATGGCAAATATCTGCCGCTCTTCCCGGAGACTGA